Proteins from a genomic interval of Flammeovirgaceae bacterium SG7u.111:
- a CDS encoding SBBP repeat-containing protein, with translation MQKNILTVALLLAFFTENSFSQKLEWLKSIGGNESDYGHAITHDNLGNIFITGFFYGTADFDPGPGVNELTSSYGDAYVVKLGPNGSYKWAKNLGWGHANSITTDDDGNVFIAGEFQNKTDFDPGPGIFEMTTAGFIDVFIVKLDNQGDFVWAKRFGGESSDQVKSITADPSGNLLLTGNFTSTANYNEVTSITSDGIIDAFIMKLNTDGDIIWLNQLGDRSGSVVGASIAASDDESVYLTGHFTGVVDFDPSLGSLKKISTPDVIEAFALKLSKSGKLLWVNHFGSKGDVNGSKVGQAITADNHGDIYVTGYFGGEIDFDPQVNLDSLVSLGNHDVFVVKLTSDGAFQWSKRFDGGGYEKGYSIDTDLARNIYVAGTFRGNVEFGSRTLISEGDDDAFALQLDSEGNLIWAKRFGGNKEDRGTSISIDNVGNASITGYYRSTASFNPISKKTEVSSVATTDIFILKLGKCTSVIETNDIITTCEPYIWRDGITYTESTDSAIYLLADAVGCDSIFTLDLTINYPTYGSDILTSCEPYTWIDGVTYHESTPFPTYTLTNSVGCDSIVTLNLTINTADASVAVDGYSLVARASGASYQWLDCDRGYLPISGEIGKKFTPESVGNYAVEVTENGCIDTSTCIAVNIVGILENSISNELIIYPNPTVGDVFIDFGKTFQNIDVEVSDLKGRIVLKEKYSNKEIVDFTLLGESGVYIVKLSVEKDKEAVIKVLKK, from the coding sequence ATGCAAAAAAATATACTAACCGTAGCATTATTGCTGGCTTTCTTTACTGAAAACTCATTTTCTCAAAAACTCGAATGGTTAAAAAGTATAGGAGGAAATGAGTCTGATTACGGGCATGCTATCACTCATGATAATTTAGGGAACATATTCATTACTGGTTTTTTTTATGGTACTGCAGATTTTGACCCTGGGCCTGGAGTTAATGAACTTACTTCAAGTTATGGAGACGCCTATGTGGTGAAATTGGGTCCAAATGGTAGCTATAAATGGGCAAAAAACTTAGGTTGGGGTCATGCAAATTCTATAACCACAGACGACGATGGTAATGTGTTTATTGCGGGAGAGTTCCAAAATAAAACAGATTTTGACCCAGGGCCTGGTATATTTGAGATGACTACTGCAGGCTTTATTGATGTATTTATCGTAAAGCTTGATAACCAAGGGGATTTTGTTTGGGCAAAACGTTTCGGTGGTGAAAGCTCAGACCAAGTGAAGTCAATTACGGCAGATCCATCTGGGAATTTATTGTTAACTGGAAATTTTACCAGTACAGCAAATTATAATGAAGTCACAAGCATCACTTCTGACGGTATCATAGATGCTTTTATAATGAAATTAAATACCGATGGAGATATTATTTGGTTAAACCAGCTTGGGGACAGAAGTGGCTCTGTAGTTGGGGCTTCAATTGCAGCTAGTGATGATGAAAGCGTTTATTTGACAGGACACTTTACAGGAGTGGTAGATTTTGACCCAAGCCTAGGGTCACTAAAAAAGATAAGTACTCCAGATGTTATTGAAGCATTTGCCTTAAAATTAAGTAAAAGTGGCAAGCTTTTGTGGGTCAATCATTTTGGGAGTAAAGGAGATGTAAATGGTTCAAAAGTAGGGCAGGCGATAACAGCAGATAATCATGGTGATATTTATGTGACGGGATACTTTGGAGGAGAAATCGATTTTGACCCTCAAGTTAATTTAGATAGCTTGGTTTCTTTAGGCAATCATGATGTTTTTGTCGTAAAACTGACTTCAGATGGAGCTTTCCAGTGGTCGAAAAGGTTTGATGGAGGAGGATATGAAAAAGGGTATTCAATCGACACAGACCTTGCGAGGAATATATATGTAGCGGGTACTTTTAGAGGAAACGTCGAATTTGGAAGCAGAACACTTATTTCTGAAGGAGATGATGATGCATTCGCCTTACAGTTGGATTCAGAGGGTAACTTAATATGGGCAAAACGGTTTGGTGGTAACAAAGAGGACAGAGGAACTTCTATATCTATAGATAATGTTGGTAATGCAAGCATAACAGGCTATTATAGAAGTACAGCTTCATTCAATCCAATTTCTAAAAAAACAGAAGTCAGTTCTGTGGCAACTACCGACATTTTTATTTTGAAATTAGGAAAATGTACTTCTGTAATTGAGACAAATGACATAATCACAACTTGCGAACCTTATATCTGGAGAGATGGCATTACATATACTGAATCAACTGACTCGGCGATTTATTTATTAGCCGATGCAGTTGGTTGTGATTCTATATTCACCTTGGATTTGACGATCAACTACCCGACATATGGCAGTGATATTTTGACTAGTTGTGAACCTTATACTTGGATCGATGGAGTGACCTATCATGAATCGACCCCATTCCCTACTTATACTCTAACGAACTCGGTTGGTTGTGACTCTATTGTTACATTAAACTTGACCATCAATACAGCTGATGCGTCAGTAGCTGTTGATGGCTATTCACTTGTTGCAAGGGCGAGCGGTGCTTCTTACCAATGGTTGGATTGTGACAGGGGGTATTTGCCGATTAGCGGAGAGATTGGTAAGAAGTTCACACCAGAATCAGTTGGGAATTATGCTGTTGAAGTAACAGAAAATGGTTGTATCGATACGTCAACTTGCATTGCAGTAAACATAGTAGGAATATTAGAGAACTCAATTTCAAATGAGCTGATTATTTACCCTAACCCCACTGTAGGTGATGTTTTCATTGATTTTGGAAAAACATTTCAAAATATAGATGTTGAGGTCTCAGACCTAAAAGGAAGAATTGTTTTAAAAGAAAAATATTCCAATAAGGAAATTGTTGATTTTACTTTATTAGGAGAATCTGGAGTTTATATTGTTAAGCTATCCGTAGAAAAAGATAAAGAAGCTGTTATTAAGGTTTTAAAAAAATAG